In Numida meleagris isolate 19003 breed g44 Domestic line chromosome 19, NumMel1.0, whole genome shotgun sequence, the sequence gagatggaggaaagaaaagggataggagatggtggaaagcagaggaggacaaTAAGATACAGGAGAAGATGGAAAGTGAAGGATTGTGAAGAAGTGAAAAGGGAGACAATGAGAGGTTGCAGGAGGATGAGGAGAACTGACAGGTGTGGAGGATGAGAAAGAACAGGAGGTGTTGGGGCATGGAAAGGAATGGGGGACAGCAAGAGCTGGAGAATGAAGGAGCATAGAAGAACAACAGGCAGTAGAGGAAGATGAGAGATGAGATGGTAGGTGATGGAGGACAAGGAGGGAAGGGAATGATGATGAAGAAGAGGTATGAGGAGATGGTGGGAGATCACAGAATGTCATGGAATCTTTTGAGGTgcaagggacctttaaaggtcatctagtccaactcccctgcaatgaaaagggacatctacagctagaaGAGACAGAGGGTAACAGGAGAGATGGGGAGGTGTTTAAGAGTTAGAGGAAGACAAAGGGAGATGTGAGAAGATGGTGGGAAATGGAAGGGGTGGTGGAAACATGGGTGTGAAGGAAGAGGAGGTAGGATCAGGAGATGTTGGCAGCTGGAGGTGCAGGGCGATAGTGGGAGGTAAGAATGGATTTTGACATGGGGAATTGGAGGAGGATGAGGGGGatgaggagaaaggaggaagtaGAAGTGGATGGAAAAAGATAGGGAGGGGAAGTGGAATAAATTAAAGCAGTTGCGATCATGGTGGGAGCTCATGGAGGATGAGAAGGGATGGTGAGATGTTGACATGAGgaatatgaaaggaaaagactgGAGGTGATGGAGGATGAGGACTGACAGGACAGGGTGGACGAAGAAGATAGGAGATGGTGGGATGTCGATGAGGATAACAAGGGACGGGATGTGGTGGGAGATGGAAGAACACAGGAAGGACAAATGGGAAGTGGAGGGTGATGGAGAAACACAATTAGGAGAGATGGGACACAGGCAACGGAAGAACATGGCAGGGAAGAATGAGATGCAGAGGTGAGGTGACAGGTCACAGGAAGGAGGAATGGAAGGTAGGTGACGGTAGAGCACAAGAAGGGATAGGATGTGATGGGTGATGGAGGAGCAAGGAAAGAGGTACAGGATGGCAGGTGATGGAAGAACAGAGAAGTGAAGGATGATGGAAGAAAGGATGAATTAGGAGGCTGTGGGTGACGGAGAAGCAGTTAGGAGAAATGGCACATGATGGGTGATGGAGGAGCATGGCAGGAAGGGATGGGGGACAGTGGGCAACAGGAGGACTGGAAGGATGGGGGGGGGAGATGGTAGAAAATGGAAGTGCAGAGGAAGAGAGGTGGGATGTGGAGGGTAATGGAACATGGGAAGCAGAAAAGAGATACATGGATGATGTAGAAGCAGAATAAAGAGGTGTGGGATATGATGGTTGATGGAAGAACACATGAAAGTGGAAAGGGATACGGCTGAGGataaaggagaagaagaagaaaggatggGACATGTTGGAGGATTGAGGAGCAGGGACAGAAGGGATGGAATACAAAGGATAGTGGAGAAGCAAAAGGACAGGTGTGAcacaggaggtggtggaggagctCAGGGAGGGGAAGTTTCATGTACTGAGCCTAGGGGGGCTGGGACCTGCAGGTGATGAGGGCAGGAAGCTGGGGCAGCGACGTGGGATCTGTGTGCAGGCTGGAGTGAGCAGCTAGGCAGGATGGGGCAGGGAGGCATGAGAAACACCAGCAACACGAGAACAACACGGAGCCAAGAGGTGTCTGTGCGGGGTGAGAGTCCACGAGGGACACAGGGCTGATGGCAGGGAGCCGCGTGGTGCAGCCACAGCCAGCACATGGAGACGGGGAGCGGATGGGACACCAGGTGTGGGCAGCTGGTGGGGATACTGGGGACAGGACCTCCCACCCCTCACTGCCCCCTGCAGCCCGGGAAAGCAGTGCCGAGGGTGCAGGAGAGGGTTTGCAGGGCCTTTATTCATCACACGACaagcaggcacagcacagggtGGGCAGGCGCCGTCATCAGGGCAGAGCGAGCCCTTCATGTGACCTtggggcagggacagggaccGTGGAGAGGACGGGGCAGAGGCTACAGGGGCTGAAGCCAAACCCGGCACCTCCACAGCAAATTAATTATCCCCATCTCCCCAGGCTTGGCCAAAGCAGCTCCCGCCTCTCTGCAATGCTGCCTTCACAAAGCCCCTGCCGTCCCCTGTCCCTGTTCCCATCCTCGTGGGAAACACCCAGCACCGCTATTTACAGAGTAAGACAGAACTGACTAAcattacaaataattaaaaggcAGTTGTAAAAATGacggaaaaaagaaaaagaaaacacacattcCAAAAGTAgagtctttaaaaacaaaacaaaacctagtTTTCAAGGAAAATGCTAAAAACCACCCCGAAAGGATCTATGTACAGCAGGAGAGTGCCGGCGGCTGTGCCGGGGACGTGAGGGCGGCAGGCAGGGACGCTGCCCGGCCttggctgctggtgctgggggcagcGCCTGCCCCACGGCTCGGTGACGAGGGCCCCGTGGGGCCGGCCAGGTGCCCCCGGAGTGAAAGGCCATTGGTGCTGGGCCGCCTGGCCCTGGCTGATGCTGGTGTGTCCGGAGACACAGGCAGTGAGCAGCCATCGCGGAGATGCTGACGGAGGCTGCGACGTGGCAGTGATGCAGCCGTCCCGCTGCGGGCAGTGTGAGGCTGGACGGGagggggcagcaggagcagtttCTGAGCGTGGCTGCGAGATGACAGCAGCGCACAGAGCCCCTGGAGCGATGTACACAACATCAGAACAACGCCCACAGGCTCTGGAGCAGTGTAGAGAGCCCCAAGGGTAATGCACAGAGCCCCCAGAGCACCGTACACAGCCCCTGAGCAACGCAGAGGCCTCTGGAGCTGTGTACAGAGCCCCCCAAACAGTGTACGTAGCCCCTAGAGCAATGCACAGAGCCCCAGGGCATTGCACACAGCCCCGGAGCCATGTACAGAGCCTCAGAACAATGCAAGAGCCCCAGGGGCCATGCACAGAGCCCCTGGGGCAACGTACACAGGCTCAGAACAATGCACAGAGGCTCTGGAGCAATGCCCGGAGCCCCCCAAGCAATGCCTGGAGCTCCAGCAGGCACAGgcacctgcaggcagctccaTCTGTGCAAATCCCTGCCCGGCCCCTGGCATGCAGCTCAAAAATAGGTCAAGCAGCCACCTCAGAGATTGCCCTTCTCGCCCGGCACCAACACTGCCGGgatgctgctctcctccctccctggATAAGGCTTTTCCCCATGGTGATGACCCAACCTCCGGGCGGTGGAGGCTGCGAGCCACAGTGCAGCCTCCCAGCCCACAATCTCTTAATCCAATTGGTACATCTCCAATTTAGCTCATTTCAGTacgtttggttttttttttttttttttgttttcttttaaatgcacttGGTTTTACATTGCAGGCTGTTCGGAATTGGGTAGAGCCAAAAGcggatggagaaaaaaaaaaaaaaaagagggaggacTATGTAAATTCAGCACTTGGAAGAACAAATCACTACAAGTGGCCCCGGGCAGGGAGGCGGGGGCTCAGCAGGGCGGAGGATGCAGGGGGGTCCCACACGCGTGCACCCAGCACCCGTCCCAGCAGCCGGATGGGAACGCCTCCGCGCACCGCCCAGCGCggggccccccccccccccgcctccctcCAGCACATGGCTGATGCAACCACCCTGCAAGCGGAGCCGGCAGGGATGCACCCGGCACTGGCCACGGGGTGGATCCATCCGTCGACTCCAACCCCGCCGCGCTTCACCCCTCCCTGGACCAGCAGCATCACGGCCACCGCCTCGCATGGCAGCTCGTCCCCTTCGTGGGGCCACCGCAGGGACCCCGATGCTTCCCGTCGTGCCGGTGTCACGGCCACCCCGGCGGGACGCCCCGCTGCTGCCGGCAGCCTCCGCCGCCCGGCGCCCTTCGCCATCTGCTTCTTAAGCATCCCCACGAGCGAGGGGACGGTTAGGAGACAGATGCATCCCCGAGAGGGGCCCCGTGGGTGCTCTTGGGGCAGGAGAGTGGGAAGCAGGCCAGGCTGCGCGCCCCGTCTCGCTGTCCTCACTCACTCAGCGGCCCTGGCTTCTCCTCCGCCCTGGGGGTGTCTATGGGGTGCAGCCTGCACTTGGAGGGCGAGTGGCGCGCGGCAGAGCGGGACGGCCGGGCAAAGCAGGAGGTGAGGGACTGTGAGCTGCAGTCGCACGCCATGTCCTGCAAAGAAAGGTTGAAGGGCAGTTAGAGAGGGCTGGAGCCATCCCCACCAGACAGCCTGGCACGCGGGGACCCCCCACTTCGTTACCTCGCTGGCCATGGCTGAGATGAAGTCAGGGTCCCGGGGGAATGCCTCTTTGCTCCCTTGGCCGGGGGACATCAGCTTGGGGTCCTCGCAGCTGCTTTGCTTGAGGACTTTTTTGCTCAGGATGCGGGAGGAGTTCTCGGTGGGGTGGTAGGAGGCCAGGCTGGGATGCTCAGCCTTCTTGGAGCCATCCTCCCCACCGCCAGCATCCTTCTTCTCCGGGGGTGCCGTGGGGCTCTGCGCCCGCCCACAGACATTCCTGAAGAACTCCTGCACCAGGCCGTACTTGGGGGCCTCAGCCTTGGCCCTGCCGCCCTCGGGGCAGCCTGGCTTCCAGATGGATTCGGTGCTGCCCGCGTGCTCCACCACACTGAAGAGGCTGGACAGGCCATCGTTGATGTTGCTGAGGACGGGGCTGTCACGGGTGGTGGTGGAGCGGGCCCAGGCGGAGCCATTCTGCTTGCCCTGGTGCAGGTTCCAGAGGCTCCTGTCCTTGGAGGCGTCCAACTTGGAGGAAGACCTCCGCTGCAGCTTTGGTGAGCCGTACTTGGGTGAGCAGCAGGGCCGCTCGATCCTGGCGTGCACCTTGTCCAGGGAGGAGGAGATCTGCTTGCCACGCACCGAGACGAGCGAGGAGCTGCGCGGGGACCAGCTCTTGCCGTGCAAGCTGCCGCGCGGCAGGTCCGTCTGCAGGCCCACGCTCACCGTCTGCGTGGTCTGAGTCCCCACGTGGGCCAGCCCCACGGTCTGGCTCGAGGTGCTCTTCACTTTCCTCTCCAGTGAGCTGGAGCGGATGGCCTGTCGCACGCAGTTGGTGATCTCCTTCATGTCGTCGCTCATGTTGCCGGAGATCTCCAGGTCGTGCAGCGAGGGAGGGAAGCGGGGCACCGGTGGCACCGTGCTctcccctgtgctgccatcGAGGAGCTCTCGCTGCTGCTTGGAGAAGTTGCACAGCCACTGGCTGTACGTGCTCTCCGTCCTGGCCGACTCCTCCGGCTCCTTGGGCTTGGCCATGGTGAACAAGAAGCCGGGCTCAATCATGATCTTCCCCTCCTTGTTGTGCACCACAGCTGCCTCCAGGCGCCGCACCACAGGAGGGCTGTAGTAGATGCGGATCCCTGTCTTGTCAGGTGCTGTGTAGCTCCTCTGCATCTGCTTCTGGGCCGGGTCATGCCCCGAGAGGCTGCTGGCCCGTGAGTAGTCCCAGGAGGAGATGCCCAGCTTCTCCTTGGCCAGGCTGTCGGAGGCGGGTTGCTCGATATTCACATAGGTACAGTTTGGGGGAGGAAGGCCGGCGCTGTCCCGGATCCCAttgggcagcagctgtggggctgcagatGACTTTTTGCCTCGGGAATGGTCACCCAGCCCAGGCACAGTCTTTCCAGGGAGGTAGGGAGAACAGTCGAGCAAGCTTTCAAACTCTGACATGGAGGAAACGGACTTAGTCCTGCAGGAGAAGAGAGGGCAGGGCTCAGCAGTCGCCCATCCAGGCAGCGGGGCAGGGCGATGATGTGGGGTGCTGGAGGCACCGCCCCAATGGGACCCTGCTGGGCACGCAGCCCTGCTCACTGCCTCCAGAAAGGCAATCCTGGACCACAGTTGTATCCAGACGGAGCTGGAGGCTGATCCAGCTGTGAGAGCCACTGATCTCCACACCCTGGGGATGATGGCCACCACCATGCTTACCTTTTTAAGTTGGTTCCCTTGGCGTCTTCTTCAGAGACTGTCTCTTTGTCTGTGATTTTTTCATTGAGAGCCTAGGAGGACACAGAAGCATGCTCTGGTGGAATCAGGCACAGGCCCACACCATGCAGATGTGttggagcaggggctgcacccagcagcacctccccaACAGGCCCAGGTCCTCCACCTCACTCCCAGAGCTACACAGGGCTCACTCTGCCCACAACTATTCTCTTAACAACTTTCTGAAGCCCTTTGGGTTTGGCACAGCAGAATGAACCACACTCTTTGCTGTCTCCATCTACTTAATCCCTGGCATCCCCCTTGCAACCTCTTGACACTGCTGTTCAGGGAGTTCTGTTGTGGGGTACACACAACCTCCATCTAATTTTTAGCAAAGACCAGAGCCCAACAGGAAGCCACAACACACGTAGCCCTCTCTTGCCCACCTCTTTCCAGTTGCTGCCATGCTTCTCCATTTCCGAGTGCTTCAAAGCCCATGGGTTGGCTCCTTTCTGCAACTGGAGAACACGTCTGTCAGTCACTCGACATGTGCACAACGAGCAGGGGCAGATGCTGGATGACGCATGCGTGGGGACACCATACCTGGCTGAGTTTGTTCTGCAGGTCCTTCgcttgctgctctgcctgctgctgctcttccttgaAGCGGGCCAGCAGCTCCACCTTCTCCTGTTTCCAGTTCTTTTCGCTGATCTGCAGTTGCTTGGTCAGGTCCATGACGGCGCTGTAGGATTCAGCCAGGAGATGCTGATGCTCCTCGCGCTCCCTCTTCAGTGCCACCTTCCAGTCTGGTAGCACCCGCTCCGTGATGCCTTTGCCTGCTtttgcctccagctgcagggacacagTGTTGGCAGCCACATGCCAGACGGTCACACAAAGGGACAGGGGCTGGATCTCCCCACCGCAATCCTGCCAACCCTGAGAAGGTGGCATCCCTGCGGGGCAGGCAGAGCACAccccagggatgctgctgctggtggccagGATGGCATCTGGAGCAGGGGTGCTGCCACCATAGAGGCTCTGCTCACTTCTGAGGAGGACAAAGGGGAACTGGGGACTAGAGATGGAGACTATAGAGAAACACAGCCCAAGAAGCGCTGGCATCACTCTGATGAGCAGATGCACAGCCACCGGCTGCTGCCAGAATGGCATAAGGGAGCTGCAAACTCTCATCACCGGGAGCTCAGGGCAGATTGGGGCTGGGGGACTGATGGGACAGGAGGGCTCtggtgcagctccagcacagggtAATAAGCACAGTGCATGACCAGAGCACGCTCACCCTTGGTACCATCCCACCCGCCCTAAACAAGCCCTTCAGAGGAATAACGTGCAtcctctgctcccactgcaaTTTTCATGCCAGCCCTGTTGCTATAGAAACTAGCCTGCTAGAGTGGCTGCTCATTGTGATTCCTGCCGTGCCATGCTtcctcccagcagccaagctttGGCAGCCTCCAAGCCCTACAtttcccccccccaaccccaggCTCCCACCTGGGCGATGTGGCACTTGAGCTCGGTGCGCTCCATCTCCCAGGCAGCCTTGGCCTTGGTgaattgctgctgcagctcgCCCGCGCCACGCCGCTCCTCCCGCAGCTCTGTGCACAGCTCCTTCAGGGTGACCTTCATGTCCGCCAGTGTCTTGATGCACTCGTTGGGCTGCCAGGGACCAGGGGTGAGCAAGGGGTGCCACGTcggtgccccagccctgcacgcTGCCACCCCCGCGTTACAGATGTGGGATGCCACCAGGGCGTGGCACCCCCTGCCACCTAGCAGGGACACGCAGTGGGGACCGATCCTGCACACTCCACTCACCGTGCTGGGGGTCCAGGCATCCCCAGAGCAGGTCTTGTTGTCCGCCTGCTGCTGCGGGGCGagctcctcctcttccagcagcaTGTACAGCTCCTTCATGCTGTTCACCTGCAGGAGATGCCGTGGGCAGGTTGCTGAGGAACCCAGCCAGGCACTGGGGACAGCTGAGCGTCCCACTGCCCCTGCCCACAATACCTCCAGGAAGTCATCGCCCTCGCTGTGCACTATCTTGCCCTGGCGCCAGCACTTGAGGAACCACTTGAGCTTCatgaagagcagaaggaagctCTGCCTGAACTGCTGCGACTCCTGCACCAGCAGGTTCTTCTCCTGGCTCCAGAACTTCTGCTCCAGCCGCCTCTGCAGATTGAGGCTCTGCAGCTCGAACTCACGCCGCAGCAGGGCTTTCTGGTGGTCCTCCTTCAGCTGTGGAGTGATGCACTGAGCCACCAGCATCCATACAGGCTGCTGTGCCTCCTCCCAGCACCAGACCCTGAATTTCATGATCCCGACTCGGTCCAGGGGGAGCTACAGCATCCCTGGGACACTGGGGTCATAAAGGCAATAGGGGGAAGCCCTGCACGGCTGTACACCCATGTGCAAAGGTGGGCAGGCTCAGCCCCCACATTCCTCTAGGACTGTTCTGGGTGTCCTCCAGCAGGTCACCAGCCTGGGAGTGGCATGCTGCGCCCATGTGGATCCTGTCTCCCAGGGACAGCACCTGCTCACCTGGCAGATCTTCTGCGAGAAGTTGTCCACCTCGTCCTTCCGCAACTGCCTCTCCTGcgagagctgctcctgcagcccccgcaGGCTCTCATTGGCCTCTgacagcaccagctgcagctccttcatCTGCAAGGGTATGGAGAGGACGGTGGGTGCCCACCGGGCAGGGCTCAGCATCTCTGCATAGCTCCTGACCCCGCATCACTCCCACCGTGGCACCAAGCTCCTCCTGGGGCACTCCCAACCCTCCAGCCCCAGAGAGGGGACATGGCTCCCGGTCCACTCTGGGACAGGTGGCTTCGTACCTCGGTGGCGTAGGAGTCATTCTCATCGGGCCTGCAGGTTTTGTAGCTCCGGGAATGTGCGGGGTCCGTGTCCTTGGTGTGGGTGATGCGGTAAGGGTCGGCGTCCCTAAAATCAGGCTGCTGCATGCGTGGGCAAGTTAATGAGAACAAACCAAAAGAGcgggaagaaaagaaagccagaaaacaaaacaatgggTTTCCGAAACAGTAAAGAACTACAAGACAACAAAAAGGATGATGAGGAGAAGGAACTTCATCACCATGGCGGGAGACAATGCGGAAACCAAAAGGAAACACAGGATGAGACACGTGGCCTGGATTGtttggggaagggaaaaaaagagagaaagagggaaaaaatgtgcAAACACCGGTTACGGTGCCATGCAGTGGCTAGGGGGGACCGGGACCTGGGGCTGGTGGGACTGCAGtccagcagcatgcagaaaaaTAGGACTCTGAACAAGTGAGTGTGCTCCAGAAAGGGGCTTGCGCCCGTGAGAGGACCTGTGTCCCCAGTCACATCCCCATCCTGGCTGGCCTGGCCAGGAGGGCACAGGATGCTCACCATGGATGTGCCCCCCATCAGACCCAAATTTGCCTTGCCATCTTTGCTCTGCAAATTACCCTGCCTGGGAATTATCTCAGTGCATGCCATGAGGCTTTTTCCAAGCTGGGTGCCTGCAATTCAGGGGGCTCCTGGGATGCTGGCCATCCTAACAAGCAGAGAGCATCAGAGGAGGGGACGCTTagctctgcagggagcctggTGGCAGCGGAGGGGAGCAGCTGGGCCACCAGCCCTGCCCGGGCAACAGCACTGGGGTgggacagcactgcagccacccAGACTCCTGCCACCACCTCCCGCCACACACACTCTGTTGGAGCAGAGTCCTATCTTGTCCCAGGTGCCACGGCATGCAGCGAGGCGAGCGTTAGTTTGGGAATTGCTCTGGAGAGGCACGAGGAGGGGTATGTTACGGGTTGGGGTTTGCTCTGttaaagcaggaagaaaaaggcaaaaaagtgGCAAATAAAGCAACAAGTGCTGCGGGGCGGCCATGGGGCGTGGGAAGGAGCCCCGTACCTGCAAGTCAGAGCCATGCTCCTTCTGCAGCCCCTCTTTGGTGGCCTCGTggctgctggagaagaggaaggagccGGTGTGCTCCTTGAGGCTGCCGGCAAGGAGGTCCACCTTCCGCATGAAGCAGCCcaggtcctgctgcagcacgcCCAACCTCATGAGGAGCACATTCATCAGCTTGGCATCGCTGGGGCTCTCGCTGCTGTTATCCAGGGCCTCGGCCAGCAGCCCCCCCACGCACTCGTTGTCCAGGCACACCTTCAGGCTGGAGGTGAAGCCATTGGCATCTGAAATCAAGATGTCGATGGCTTTGCTGACGAGTGCTGCTTGGTCCCGGATGCCCAGCAGGGTCTCCAAGTCCTTGGCCTTAAACAGCTTGGTGCCGGAACCGCCGTCCAGCACCCTGTCCTGCACCTCGGCCTCACCGCCACGCTCATCCCTCCAGCCGGCGGTGGGCACGCACTGCGCCGAGTCACCGGCCTCGGCGTCGGTCTCCAACATGGGCCGGGTGGTCTGGCAGGAGGCCAGGTCGCAGCGCTGCAGGTTGGAGAGCAGCACCCGGTTCTCGTACTGCAGCTTCTTCACCTTGCCGCTCAGCTCGCTGATCTGCACCTTAGCTGTGGCCAGCTCCTCCTGCGAGGGCTCGCTGACCACCGAGCAGCTGTCCTCTGACAGCGTCACATCCAGCTCGTGGTCCGACTTGTACTTGTTGAGCTCGTTCAGCAGGAGCTTGTTCTggtcctccagctccagcagtgagCGGCGCAGCAGGTCGGCCTCCTCCTCCACAAACTGCAAGTGCCGCCGCAGCTCCGCCACCGTGTCCCCCGCGTCCCCGCAGGCCGAGCTGCAGGCCAGGAACCGCAGATCCTGCCCCGGCAGCTCCCTGTCCCCCTGGCCCTTCATGTCGTCCATCTCAGCCCGCAGGCCGCGGTTCTCCACCTCCAGCTCTACAATTCTGCGGCTGAGGATGTTGGCTTCTTCCTCCACCAGCTTGAGGTGGACCTTGAGCTCGGCCTCGCGTGAGTGGGGTGAGTCGGCAAGCTCCTCCACCGATAGGGAGCTGTCGAGGTCCCCGTAGAGGGACCTGTACTTCAGAAGCTCCTCCTTCATGCCGTCGTTCTCCTTGGCCAGCTTGGTCAGCTTCTTGCACATCAGGGCCGACTCCTCCTTGGCAAAGTGCAGTTGGCATTTCAGGTCTGCGCTGTCCtcctggggacagggaggggacaggCGTTAGGGACACAGGCTGAGAGGTGGTGGCTCTGAGGGACACGGAGTGTGGACACTGagctggggatgtggggatCCAGCCCTGACACCACCCACGATGGGGAGGAAAGCCGCTAGATGCCACAGGAGAAAATCCCAGCCACCAATAGGCTTCCTCACCTCTGCTTGGTGGTGGCAGAGCAGCCACCTTGCTGGGATACAGTGACAGCCGCAGCCTTGAGGGCAGAAGCAGCTAcaatgtgtgtttgttttttactcaAGGGCTGGAAGCCTCCCATGGTCCCACCCCTTGCCCAGCCTTTCCTCTCAGCCACCCgtccccaccaccaccctgcaCCTCGCAGCCCCAGCCAATCCCCTGGCCCTGCTTAGGCCCCTTTGCTTCCTCTTTGCTTTGAGCTGTGCTCAGGCTGGCTCTACATTTATCAATAACCAGCTCTACTCTTTGCTCTGAGACACCATTTCTCAGCCATGGAAATGTTTCTGGACGGATGACCAGGATTTCCTGATGCTCAGCTTGTGACTTCCTGTCCGGTGCGGTCACTCTGGCATAGTGACTGCCCAGGGGGgacccaccagcagcacccaccagcagcacccacctctggctccccctgcccccagcacctTGATGCCCCCCAGCATGGCTGAGGTGCCCACGAAGCTGCAGGAGCCACCCAACATTGTGGGGCCTCCATCCCAGCAGGACTGCCATAGGTTCGGGGTGCTGCTTTATTCCCCAAAATAGCCACAGGAACAgcgggggggggaagggggggcaGCACCATGGGGCCGCTGTCCCAGCCAGGCAGACATGACCTCAGTTCctgtttttccaggaaaaaaaagctgcagccGGGCACTTCCCCCTGCCCGTGGCACAGCCGGAGCGACCAGCACCACCTCAACGGCTCCTtgggctggggacacaggggacagAGCTCGGTTTTGAGCTTGCCCTCCCCCAACAACTCCATC encodes:
- the SOGA1 gene encoding protein SOGA1 isoform X2; translation: MASSRLQLSTSLAFSDLTEELLDAGTDGLLRELEDLRSENDYLKDEIEELRAEMLEMRDVYMEEDVYQLQELRQQLDQASKTCRILQYRLRKAERRSLRVAQTGQVDGELIHSLEQDVKVAKDVSVRLHNELEAVEKKRIRLEEENEDLRQRLIETELAKQVVQNEMDKLRENSLKKRGSRSIGKTEKKPSVQEDSADLKCQLHFAKEESALMCKKLTKLAKENDGMKEELLKYRSLYGDLDSSLSVEELADSPHSREAELKVHLKLVEEEANILSRRIVELEVENRGLRAEMDDMKGQGDRELPGQDLRFLACSSACGDAGDTVAELRRHLQFVEEEADLLRRSLLELEDQNKLLLNELNKYKSDHELDVTLSEDSCSVVSEPSQEELATAKVQISELSGKVKKLQYENRVLLSNLQRCDLASCQTTRPMLETDAEAGDSAQCVPTAGWRDERGGEAEVQDRVLDGGSGTKLFKAKDLETLLGIRDQAALVSKAIDILISDANGFTSSLKVCLDNECVGGLLAEALDNSSESPSDAKLMNVLLMRLGVLQQDLGCFMRKVDLLAGSLKEHTGSFLFSSSHEATKEGLQKEHGSDLQPDFRDADPYRITHTKDTDPAHSRSYKTCRPDENDSYATEMKELQLVLSEANESLRGLQEQLSQERQLRKDEVDNFSQKICQLKEDHQKALLRREFELQSLNLQRRLEQKFWSQEKNLLVQESQQFRQSFLLLFMKLKWFLKCWRQGKIVHSEGDDFLEVNSMKELYMLLEEEELAPQQQADNKTCSGDAWTPSTPNECIKTLADMKVTLKELCTELREERRGAGELQQQFTKAKAAWEMERTELKCHIAQLEAKAGKGITERVLPDWKVALKREREEHQHLLAESYSAVMDLTKQLQISEKNWKQEKVELLARFKEEQQQAEQQAKDLQNKLSQLQKGANPWALKHSEMEKHGSNWKEALNEKITDKETVSEEDAKGTNLKRTKSVSSMSEFESLLDCSPYLPGKTVPGLGDHSRGKKSSAAPQLLPNGIRDSAGLPPPNCTYVNIEQPASDSLAKEKLGISSWDYSRASSLSGHDPAQKQMQRSYTAPDKTGIRIYYSPPVVRRLEAAVVHNKEGKIMIEPGFLFTMAKPKEPEESARTESTYSQWLCNFSKQQRELLDGSTGESTVPPVPRFPPSLHDLEISGNMSDDMKEITNCVRQAIRSSSLERKVKSTSSQTVGLAHVGTQTTQTVSVGLQTDLPRGSLHGKSWSPRSSSLVSVRGKQISSSLDKVHARIERPCCSPKYGSPKLQRRSSSKLDASKDRSLWNLHQGKQNGSAWARSTTTRDSPVLSNINDGLSSLFSVVEHAGSTESIWKPGCPEGGRAKAEAPKYGLVQEFFRNVCGRAQSPTAPPEKKDAGGGEDGSKKAEHPSLASYHPTENSSRILSKKVLKQSSCEDPKLMSPGQGSKEAFPRDPDFISAMASEDMACDCSSQSLTSCFARPSRSAARHSPSKCRLHPIDTPRAEEKPGPLSE
- the SOGA1 gene encoding protein SOGA1 isoform X1, with protein sequence MASSRLQLSTSLAFSDLTEELLDAGTDGLLRELEDLRSENDYLKDEIEELRAEMLEMRDVYMEEDVYQLQELRQQLDQASKTCRILQYRLRKAERRSLRVAQTGQVDGELIHSLEQDVKVAKDVSVRLHNELEAVEKKRIRLEEENEDLRQRLIETELAKQVVQNEMDKLRENSLKKRGSRSIGKTEKKPSVQEDSADLKCQLHFAKEESALMCKKLTKLAKENDGMKEELLKYRSLYGDLDSSLSVEELADSPHSREAELKVHLKLVEEEANILSRRIVELEVENRGLRAEMDDMKGQGDRELPGQDLRFLACSSACGDAGDTVAELRRHLQFVEEEADLLRRSLLELEDQNKLLLNELNKYKSDHELDVTLSEDSCSVVSEPSQEELATAKVQISELSGKVKKLQYENRVLLSNLQRCDLASCQTTRPMLETDAEAGDSAQCVPTAGWRDERGGEAEVQDRVLDGGSGTKLFKAKDLETLLGIRDQAALVSKAIDILISDANGFTSSLKVCLDNECVGGLLAEALDNSSESPSDAKLMNVLLMRLGVLQQDLGCFMRKVDLLAGSLKEHTGSFLFSSSHEATKEGLQKEHGSDLQQPDFRDADPYRITHTKDTDPAHSRSYKTCRPDENDSYATEMKELQLVLSEANESLRGLQEQLSQERQLRKDEVDNFSQKICQLKEDHQKALLRREFELQSLNLQRRLEQKFWSQEKNLLVQESQQFRQSFLLLFMKLKWFLKCWRQGKIVHSEGDDFLEVNSMKELYMLLEEEELAPQQQADNKTCSGDAWTPSTPNECIKTLADMKVTLKELCTELREERRGAGELQQQFTKAKAAWEMERTELKCHIAQLEAKAGKGITERVLPDWKVALKREREEHQHLLAESYSAVMDLTKQLQISEKNWKQEKVELLARFKEEQQQAEQQAKDLQNKLSQLQKGANPWALKHSEMEKHGSNWKEALNEKITDKETVSEEDAKGTNLKRTKSVSSMSEFESLLDCSPYLPGKTVPGLGDHSRGKKSSAAPQLLPNGIRDSAGLPPPNCTYVNIEQPASDSLAKEKLGISSWDYSRASSLSGHDPAQKQMQRSYTAPDKTGIRIYYSPPVVRRLEAAVVHNKEGKIMIEPGFLFTMAKPKEPEESARTESTYSQWLCNFSKQQRELLDGSTGESTVPPVPRFPPSLHDLEISGNMSDDMKEITNCVRQAIRSSSLERKVKSTSSQTVGLAHVGTQTTQTVSVGLQTDLPRGSLHGKSWSPRSSSLVSVRGKQISSSLDKVHARIERPCCSPKYGSPKLQRRSSSKLDASKDRSLWNLHQGKQNGSAWARSTTTRDSPVLSNINDGLSSLFSVVEHAGSTESIWKPGCPEGGRAKAEAPKYGLVQEFFRNVCGRAQSPTAPPEKKDAGGGEDGSKKAEHPSLASYHPTENSSRILSKKVLKQSSCEDPKLMSPGQGSKEAFPRDPDFISAMASEDMACDCSSQSLTSCFARPSRSAARHSPSKCRLHPIDTPRAEEKPGPLSE